A DNA window from Salarias fasciatus chromosome 23 unlocalized genomic scaffold, fSalaFa1.1 super_scaffold_20, whole genome shotgun sequence contains the following coding sequences:
- the LOC115383799 gene encoding NF-kappa-B inhibitor zeta-like isoform X1, which translates to MQAGLRRNTVKDLLIMKRQQKRTCSPDEQRGTKQPRFQWNLDAFGSPDGTRDVPPPPLHHLQNADPPCGSPGSSSGSQENMSLFHWQVQQAERRVKLLTAEQLSDQDEDGDTFLHIAVAQGKRSLSYALASRMSQTGSLDLKEHNGQTALQIAAASDQNLIAGDLLRHGARLGTRDQWGRTEFHVCAEKGHLATLQSIYRFLTENRQQADVDMVNFEGLTPLHSAVLSHNAVLREHRTLKEPCQFMSRQLENRRNRHRDCVRTLLLMGANCGAQDLKSGRTVLHMAAEEGNLELLEVLLQASSAWAAVNSKTFSGNSPLHCCCSLSPPRPEVVTFLLRRGADPGARNSENEVPAQLVPEGPAGDPVRRMLGGNQG; encoded by the exons ATGCAGGCCGGTCTGAGGAGGAACACGGTGAAGGATCTGCTCATCATGAAGCGCCAGCAG AAGAGAACCTGTTCTCCGGACGAGCAGCGCGGAACCAAACAGCCCAGGTTCCAGTGGAACCTCGACGCCTTCGGCTCTCCGGACGGAACCCGTGacgttcctcctccacctcttcaccACCTGCAGAACGCTGATCCCCCCTGCGGTTCCCCCGGTTCCTCCTCCGGttcccaggagaacatgagtCTGTTCCACTGGCAGGTCCAGCAGGCGGAGCGCAGGGTGAAGCTTCTAACGGCGGAACAGCTCAGCGACCAGGACGAGGACGGAGACAC GTTCCTGCACATCGCGGTGGCTCAGGGGAAGCGTTCTCTGTCCTACGCTCTGGCCAGCCGGATGTCTCAGACCGGTTCTCTGGACCTGAAGGAACACAACGGACAG ACGGCGCTGCAGATCGCCGCCGCCTCCGACCAGAACCTGATCGCCGGAGACCTGCTGAGACACGGAGCCCGCCTCGGAACCCGGGACCAGTGGGGCAGAACCGAGTTCCACGTGTGTGCCGAGAAGGGCCACCTGGCCACCCTGCAG AGCATCTACAGGTTCCTGACGGAGAACCGACAGCAGGCGGATGTGGACATGGTGAACTTTGAAG GTCTGACCCCGCTACACTCGGCCGTGCTGTCGCACAACGCCGTCCTGAGAGAGCACAGAACCCTGAAGGAACCCTGCCAGTTCATGAGCCGCCAGCTGGAGAACCGCAGGAACCGCCACCGCGACTGCGTCCGCACGCTGTTGCTCATGGGCGCCAACTGTGGGGCACAG GACCTGAAGAGCGGTCGCACTGTTCTCCACatggcggcggaggaggggaacctggagctgctggaggttctcCTGCAGGCTTCCTCAGCCTGGGCTGCCGTCAACAGCAAG ACGTTCAGTGGGAACTCCCcgctccactgctgctgctcgctgtcTCCGCCCCGGCCGGAGGTCGTGACCTTCCTGCTGCGGCGCGGCGCCGACCCCGGAGCCCGGAACTCCGAGAACGAGGTCCCGGCCCAGCTGGTCCCTGAGGGCCCGGCGGGGGACCCGGTCCGGAGGATGCTCGGGGGGAACCAGGGgtag
- the LOC115383799 gene encoding NF-kappa-B inhibitor zeta-like isoform X2: MQAGLRRNTVKDLLIMKRQQKRTCSPDEQRGTKQPRFQWNLDAFGSPDGTRDVPPPPLHHLQNADPPCGSPGSSSGSQENMSLFHWQVQQAERRVKLLTAEQLSDQDEDGDTFLHIAVAQGKRSLSYALASRMSQTGSLDLKEHNGQTALQIAAASDQNLIAGDLLRHGARLGTRDQWGRTEFHVCAEKGHLATLQSIYRFLTENRQQADVDMVNFEGLTPLHSAVLSHNAVLREHRTLKEPCQFMSRQLENRRNRHRDCVRTLLLMGANCGAQDLKSGRTVLHMAAEEGNLELLEVLLQASSAWAAVNSKSIKALEPGFWVGFYFFLPSCHWSSSLLL; encoded by the exons ATGCAGGCCGGTCTGAGGAGGAACACGGTGAAGGATCTGCTCATCATGAAGCGCCAGCAG AAGAGAACCTGTTCTCCGGACGAGCAGCGCGGAACCAAACAGCCCAGGTTCCAGTGGAACCTCGACGCCTTCGGCTCTCCGGACGGAACCCGTGacgttcctcctccacctcttcaccACCTGCAGAACGCTGATCCCCCCTGCGGTTCCCCCGGTTCCTCCTCCGGttcccaggagaacatgagtCTGTTCCACTGGCAGGTCCAGCAGGCGGAGCGCAGGGTGAAGCTTCTAACGGCGGAACAGCTCAGCGACCAGGACGAGGACGGAGACAC GTTCCTGCACATCGCGGTGGCTCAGGGGAAGCGTTCTCTGTCCTACGCTCTGGCCAGCCGGATGTCTCAGACCGGTTCTCTGGACCTGAAGGAACACAACGGACAG ACGGCGCTGCAGATCGCCGCCGCCTCCGACCAGAACCTGATCGCCGGAGACCTGCTGAGACACGGAGCCCGCCTCGGAACCCGGGACCAGTGGGGCAGAACCGAGTTCCACGTGTGTGCCGAGAAGGGCCACCTGGCCACCCTGCAG AGCATCTACAGGTTCCTGACGGAGAACCGACAGCAGGCGGATGTGGACATGGTGAACTTTGAAG GTCTGACCCCGCTACACTCGGCCGTGCTGTCGCACAACGCCGTCCTGAGAGAGCACAGAACCCTGAAGGAACCCTGCCAGTTCATGAGCCGCCAGCTGGAGAACCGCAGGAACCGCCACCGCGACTGCGTCCGCACGCTGTTGCTCATGGGCGCCAACTGTGGGGCACAG GACCTGAAGAGCGGTCGCACTGTTCTCCACatggcggcggaggaggggaacctggagctgctggaggttctcCTGCAGGCTTCCTCAGCCTGGGCTGCCGTCAACAGCAAG TCCATCAAAGCATTAGAACCAGGGTTCTGGGTCGGGTTCTACTTCTTCTTGCCGTCGTGCCACTGGTCCAGCAGCCTCTTGCTGTAG